A genomic region of Candidatus Pseudomonas phytovorans contains the following coding sequences:
- a CDS encoding I78 family peptidase inhibitor, whose translation MFRTRAYLATLAVAAVLAGCSTGGNAGGDAPAASAGNDGRCDASGADFAMGKPGSAELLEQARKASGSQTARILKPHDVVTLEYRSDRLNLNVDEQGNVTRVNCG comes from the coding sequence ATGTTCCGTACCCGTGCTTACCTGGCAACCCTGGCGGTGGCTGCTGTCCTGGCTGGTTGCAGCACTGGTGGCAACGCTGGTGGCGATGCACCGGCCGCATCGGCTGGCAACGATGGCCGCTGCGACGCCAGCGGCGCCGATTTCGCCATGGGCAAACCCGGCAGCGCCGAGCTGCTGGAGCAGGCGCGCAAGGCCAGTGGCTCGCAGACGGCACGCATTCTCAAGCCGCATGATGTGGTAACCCTGGAGTACCGCTCCGACCGCCTTAACCTAAACGTGGACGAGCAGGGCAACGTAACCCGCGTCAACTGCGGTTGA
- a CDS encoding cold-shock protein, translating to MSNRQTGTVKWFNDEKGFGFITPQGGGDDLFVHFKAIESDGFKSLKEGQTVSFVAERGQKGMQAAQVRPE from the coding sequence ATGTCCAATCGCCAAACCGGCACCGTCAAATGGTTCAATGATGAAAAAGGCTTCGGCTTCATCACCCCACAAGGCGGCGGCGACGACCTGTTCGTTCACTTCAAAGCCATCGAATCTGACGGCTTCAAGAGCCTGAAAGAAGGCCAGACTGTTTCCTTCGTCGCCGAGCGCGGCCAGAAGGGCATGCAGGCTGCACAGGTTCGTCCGGAGTAA
- the thrS gene encoding threonine--tRNA ligase: MPTITLPDGSQRSFDHAVSVADVAASIGAGLAKATVAGKVDGKLVDACDLISHDATLQIITPKDEEGLEIIRHSCAHLVGHAVKQLYPTAKMVIGPVIDEGFYYDIAYERPFTPEDMAAIEKRMMELIEKDYDVVKKVTPRAEVIDVFTTRGEDYKLRLVEDMPDEQAMGLYYHEEYVDMCRGPHVPNTRFLKAFKLTKLSGAYWRGDAKNEQLQRVYGTAWADKKQLAAYIQRIEEAEKRDHRKIGKQLDLFHLQEEAPGMVFWHANGWTVYQVLEQYMRQVQRANGYLEIKTPQVVDRILWERSGHWSNYAENMFTTSSESRDYAVKPMNCPCHVQVFNQGLKSYRDLPLRLAEFGACHRNEPSGALHGIMRVRGFVQDDAHIFCTEEQVKKEAADFIKLTLDVYKDFGFSDIAMKLSTRPAKRVGSEELWDRAEAALADALNESGLEWEYQPGEGAFYGPKIEFTLRDCLGRNWQCGTLQYDPNLPERLDASYIAEDNSRVRPVMLHRAILGSFERFIGMLIEHYAGVFPAWLAPTQAVIMNITDKQADFALEVEKSLNGSGFRAKSDLRNEKIGFKIREHTLLKVPYLLVIGDREVETQTVAVRTREGADLGSMPVAQFAELLTQTVSRRGRQESE; encoded by the coding sequence ATGCCCACTATTACTCTTCCCGATGGCAGTCAACGTTCGTTTGATCACGCCGTATCCGTAGCCGACGTCGCCGCTTCCATCGGTGCCGGCCTGGCCAAGGCCACCGTCGCCGGCAAGGTCGACGGCAAACTGGTCGATGCTTGCGACCTGATCAGCCACGACGCCACCCTGCAGATCATCACCCCTAAAGATGAAGAGGGACTGGAGATCATCCGTCACTCGTGCGCCCACCTGGTCGGCCACGCCGTGAAGCAGCTGTACCCGACCGCCAAGATGGTGATCGGCCCGGTTATCGACGAAGGCTTCTATTACGACATCGCCTACGAGCGCCCCTTCACCCCTGAAGACATGGCTGCCATCGAAAAGCGCATGATGGAGCTGATCGAGAAAGACTACGACGTGGTCAAAAAGGTGACCCCGCGCGCCGAAGTCATCGACGTGTTCACGACCCGTGGCGAAGATTACAAACTGCGCCTGGTCGAAGACATGCCGGATGAGCAGGCCATGGGCCTGTACTACCACGAAGAATACGTCGACATGTGCCGTGGCCCGCACGTGCCGAACACCCGCTTCCTCAAGGCATTCAAGCTGACCAAGCTGTCCGGTGCCTACTGGCGCGGCGATGCCAAGAACGAGCAGCTGCAACGCGTGTACGGCACCGCATGGGCCGACAAGAAGCAGCTGGCCGCTTACATCCAGCGCATCGAAGAAGCCGAAAAACGCGACCACCGCAAAATCGGCAAGCAGCTCGACCTGTTCCACCTGCAGGAAGAAGCCCCGGGCATGGTGTTCTGGCACGCCAACGGCTGGACCGTGTACCAGGTGCTCGAGCAGTACATGCGCCAGGTTCAGCGCGCCAACGGCTACCTGGAAATCAAGACCCCGCAGGTTGTCGACCGTATTCTCTGGGAGCGTTCCGGCCACTGGTCCAACTACGCCGAGAACATGTTCACCACTTCGTCGGAAAGCCGTGACTACGCGGTAAAACCGATGAACTGCCCATGCCACGTGCAGGTGTTCAACCAAGGCCTGAAAAGCTACCGCGACCTGCCGCTGCGCCTGGCCGAGTTCGGTGCCTGCCACCGTAACGAGCCGTCCGGCGCCCTGCACGGCATCATGCGCGTGCGTGGCTTTGTACAGGACGACGCGCACATCTTCTGCACCGAAGAACAGGTGAAGAAAGAAGCCGCCGATTTCATCAAGCTGACCCTGGATGTGTACAAGGACTTCGGCTTCAGCGACATCGCCATGAAGCTGTCCACCCGTCCGGCCAAGCGTGTCGGTTCCGAAGAGCTGTGGGACCGTGCCGAAGCGGCGCTGGCCGACGCCCTGAACGAATCGGGCCTTGAGTGGGAATACCAGCCAGGCGAGGGCGCCTTCTACGGCCCGAAAATCGAGTTTACCCTGCGCGACTGCCTCGGCCGTAACTGGCAGTGTGGTACCCTGCAGTACGACCCGAACCTGCCAGAACGCCTGGATGCCAGCTACATCGCCGAAGATAACAGCCGTGTGCGCCCGGTCATGCTGCACCGCGCCATCCTTGGTTCGTTCGAGCGCTTCATCGGCATGCTGATCGAGCACTACGCTGGCGTGTTCCCGGCGTGGCTCGCTCCGACCCAAGCGGTGATCATGAATATCACCGACAAACAGGCCGATTTTGCCCTTGAGGTTGAAAAATCTCTGAACGGTAGCGGTTTCCGTGCCAAGTCGGACTTGAGAAATGAGAAGATCGGCTTTAAAATCCGCGAGCATACTTTGCTCAAGGTCCCGTACCTTTTGGTTATAGGGGATCGCGAAGTCGAAACGCAAACCGTTGCAGTGCGTACTCGTGAAGGCGCAGACCTGGGCTCCATGCCCGTCGCGCAATTCGCTGAGCTGCTGACACAGACGGTTTCCCGGCGTGGTCGCCAAGAATCGGAGTAA
- the infC gene encoding translation initiation factor IF-3 — protein MTIKREMRNDKRAVPKAPINENISAREVRLIGADGEQVGIVSIDEALRIADEAKLDLVEISADALPPVCKVMDYGKHIFEKKKQANEAKKNQKIIQIKEIKFRPGTEDGDYQVKLRNLIRFLSDGDKAKISLRFRGREMAHQELGMELLKRVENDLIEYGTVEQHPKMEGRQLMMVIAPKKKK, from the coding sequence ATGACTATTAAGCGTGAAATGAGAAACGATAAGCGTGCTGTACCGAAGGCCCCGATCAACGAGAATATCTCGGCCCGCGAGGTTCGGTTAATTGGCGCAGACGGCGAGCAGGTTGGCATCGTCTCGATTGATGAAGCGCTGCGTATCGCTGATGAAGCGAAGCTGGATCTGGTAGAAATCTCTGCAGACGCGTTACCGCCTGTCTGCAAGGTCATGGACTACGGCAAGCACATCTTCGAAAAGAAGAAGCAGGCCAACGAAGCCAAGAAAAACCAGAAGATCATCCAGATCAAAGAAATCAAGTTTCGTCCAGGGACGGAGGATGGGGATTATCAGGTAAAACTACGCAACCTGATACGTTTCCTTAGTGATGGGGACAAGGCCAAGATCTCTCTGAGATTCCGTGGTCGTGAGATGGCCCACCAGGAGCTGGGCATGGAGCTGTTGAAGCGGGTTGAAAACGACCTGATTGAATACGGCACCGTTGAGCAGCATCCTAAGATGGAAGGACGCCAGCTTATGATGGTCATCGCCCCCAAGAAAAAGAAGTAA
- the rpmI gene encoding 50S ribosomal protein L35: MPKMKTKSGAAKRFLKTASGFKHKHAFKSHILTKMSTKRKRQLRGSSLLHPSDVAKVARMLRVR, translated from the coding sequence ATGCCAAAAATGAAAACCAAAAGCGGTGCTGCGAAGCGCTTCCTGAAGACAGCTTCGGGCTTCAAGCACAAGCACGCTTTCAAGAGCCACATCCTGACCAAAATGTCGACCAAGCGTAAGCGTCAACTGCGTGGTAGCAGCTTGCTGCACCCGTCCGACGTGGCGAAAGTCGCGCGCATGCTGCGCGTTCGTTAA
- the rplT gene encoding 50S ribosomal protein L20, whose protein sequence is MARVKRGVIARKRHKKILKLAKGYYGARSRVFRVAKQAVIKAGQYAYRDRRQKKRQFRALWIARINAGARVNGLSYSRFIAGLKKASIEIDRKVLADLAVNEKAAFAAIVEKAKAVLA, encoded by the coding sequence ATGGCTCGTGTTAAGCGCGGCGTTATCGCTCGTAAGCGTCACAAAAAAATTCTGAAACTGGCTAAAGGTTACTACGGTGCACGCTCGCGCGTATTCCGCGTAGCCAAGCAAGCGGTCATCAAGGCAGGCCAATACGCCTACCGCGACCGTCGCCAGAAGAAGCGTCAGTTCCGCGCACTGTGGATCGCTCGTATCAACGCCGGTGCCCGCGTTAACGGTCTGTCCTACAGCCGTTTCATCGCTGGTCTGAAAAAGGCTTCGATCGAAATCGACCGTAAGGTTCTGGCTGATCTGGCAGTGAACGAAAAAGCGGCGTTTGCTGCGATTGTCGAGAAAGCTAAAGCCGTTCTGGCTTAA
- the pheS gene encoding phenylalanine--tRNA ligase subunit alpha, with product MENLDALVSQALEAVERAEDINALEQIRVNYLGKKGELTQVMKTLGNLPAEERPKVGALINDAKERVTVVLNARKAAFEEAELSARLAAECIDVTLPGRGQATGGLHPITRTLERIEQFFTHIGYGIAEGPEVEDDYHNFEALNIPGHHPARAMHDTFYFNANMLLRTHTSPVQVRTMESTQPPIRIVCPGRVYRCDSDITHSPMFHQVEGLLIDRDINFADLKGTIEEFLRVFFEKELAVRFRPSFFPFTEPSAEVDIQCVMCSGNGCRVCKQTGWLEVMGCGMVHPSVLRMSGIDPEEFQGFAFGMGAERLAMLRYGVNDLRLFFDNDLRFLAQFR from the coding sequence ATGGAAAACCTGGATGCGCTGGTCTCCCAAGCCCTAGAGGCCGTGGAACGCGCTGAAGACATCAATGCCCTGGAACAGATCCGGGTTAATTATCTCGGCAAGAAGGGCGAACTGACCCAGGTGATGAAGACCCTGGGCAACCTGCCAGCCGAAGAGCGGCCGAAAGTCGGCGCGCTGATCAACGACGCCAAAGAGCGCGTCACCGTTGTGCTCAATGCCCGCAAGGCCGCCTTTGAAGAAGCCGAGCTCAGCGCTCGCCTGGCTGCCGAATGCATTGACGTCACCCTGCCAGGCCGCGGCCAGGCCACCGGTGGCCTGCACCCGATCACCCGTACACTCGAGCGCATCGAGCAGTTCTTCACTCACATCGGCTACGGCATTGCCGAAGGCCCAGAGGTTGAAGACGACTACCACAACTTCGAAGCGCTCAACATCCCCGGCCACCACCCGGCCCGGGCGATGCACGACACCTTCTACTTCAATGCCAACATGCTGCTGCGTACCCACACCTCGCCGGTGCAGGTGCGGACCATGGAGTCGACTCAGCCGCCGATCCGCATTGTCTGCCCGGGCCGCGTTTATCGCTGCGACTCGGATATCACCCACTCGCCGATGTTCCACCAGGTCGAAGGCCTGCTGATCGATCGCGATATCAACTTCGCCGACCTCAAGGGCACCATCGAAGAATTCCTGCGCGTATTCTTCGAAAAAGAACTGGCGGTGCGTTTCCGTCCATCGTTCTTCCCCTTCACCGAGCCGTCCGCCGAAGTCGACATCCAGTGCGTGATGTGTTCCGGCAATGGCTGCCGCGTGTGCAAGCAAACCGGCTGGCTCGAAGTGATGGGCTGCGGCATGGTGCACCCGAGCGTGCTGCGCATGTCTGGCATCGACCCTGAAGAGTTCCAGGGCTTTGCTTTCGGCATGGGTGCCGAGCGCCTGGCCATGCTGCGCTATGGCGTCAACGATTTGCGTCTGTTCTTCGACAACGACCTGCGCTTCCTCGCGCAATTCCGCTAG
- the pheT gene encoding phenylalanine--tRNA ligase subunit beta, translating to MKFSEQWLRGWVNPQVSRDELVARLSMAGLEVDSVTPAAGQFSGIVVGEILATEQHPDADKLRVCQVTNGQETFQVVCGAPNARPGIKIPFAMIGAELSGDFKIKKAKLRGVESFGMLCSAAELEISEENDGLLELAVDAPVGENIRTYLSLDDASIEIGLTPNRGDCLSIAGLARDVSALYDTPVTRPVVPAVQPAHDEVRSVEVSAPAACPRYLGRVIRNVDLSKPTPLWMVERLRRSDVRSIDAAVDITNYVMLELGQPMHAFDLAEINGGIRVRMAEEGEKLVLLDGQEVALRADTLVIADHTRALAIAGVMGGEHSGVNTEKTRDLFLESAFFEPISVAGKARSYGLHTDASHRYERGVDSQLAREAMERATQLLLDIVGGEAGPIVEAVSEQHLPQVAPVTLRAERITQMLGMEMDPAQVEQLLNALELTTAKGAEGEWTVTVPSHRFDISLEVDLIEELARLYGYNNLPVRYPQARLAPQGKPETRGDLPNLRRLLVARGYQEAITYSFIDPKLFELFSPGVEPLLLANPISSDMAAMRASLWPGLVKALQHNLNRQQDRVRLFESGLRFVGQLGDLQQQPMIAGVITGSRLPEGWANGRDGVDFFDVKADVEALLGYSGALSDFTFSAGKHPALHPGQTAAIERDGKLVGYLGAIHPELAKALGLDRPVFLFELVLGDVVEGRLPKFSELSKFPETRRDLALIAGRDVASSAVLELIRDNAGEWLTDLRLFDVYQGKGIDPDRKSLAVGLTWQHPSRTLNDDEVNTTLQNILTSLEQRLNTTLRK from the coding sequence ATGAAATTCAGTGAACAGTGGCTGCGCGGTTGGGTAAACCCGCAAGTCTCCCGTGACGAACTGGTCGCCCGCCTGTCCATGGCCGGCCTCGAAGTCGACAGCGTTACCCCCGCTGCCGGCCAGTTCAGCGGCATTGTCGTGGGCGAAATCCTCGCCACCGAACAACACCCGGACGCCGACAAGCTGCGCGTGTGCCAGGTAACCAACGGCCAGGAAACCTTCCAGGTCGTGTGCGGCGCGCCTAACGCCCGCCCAGGCATCAAGATTCCGTTCGCCATGATCGGCGCCGAGCTGTCTGGCGACTTCAAGATCAAAAAGGCCAAGCTGCGCGGCGTCGAATCCTTCGGCATGCTGTGTTCGGCAGCCGAGCTGGAAATCAGCGAAGAAAATGACGGCCTGCTGGAACTGGCTGTCGATGCCCCGGTTGGCGAGAACATTCGCACCTACCTGAGCCTGGACGACGCCAGCATCGAAATCGGCCTTACGCCGAACCGCGGTGACTGCCTGTCCATCGCCGGCCTGGCCCGCGACGTCAGCGCCCTGTACGACACCCCGGTCACCCGCCCGGTAGTGCCAGCCGTACAGCCAGCCCACGACGAAGTGCGCTCGGTCGAAGTCAGCGCCCCGGCTGCCTGCCCACGCTACCTGGGCCGCGTTATCCGTAACGTCGACCTGAGCAAGCCGACCCCGCTGTGGATGGTCGAGCGCCTGCGCCGCAGCGACGTGCGCAGCATCGACGCCGCCGTCGACATCACCAACTACGTGATGCTCGAGCTCGGCCAGCCGATGCACGCCTTCGACCTGGCAGAAATCAACGGCGGCATCCGCGTACGCATGGCCGAAGAGGGCGAAAAACTCGTCCTGCTCGACGGCCAGGAAGTTGCCCTGCGCGCCGACACCCTGGTGATCGCCGACCACACCCGCGCCCTGGCCATCGCCGGCGTCATGGGTGGCGAGCACAGCGGTGTAAACACCGAAAAAACCCGCGACCTGTTCCTGGAAAGCGCCTTCTTCGAGCCGATTTCCGTTGCCGGTAAAGCCCGTTCCTACGGCCTGCACACCGATGCCTCGCACCGCTACGAGCGCGGCGTCGATTCGCAGCTGGCCCGCGAAGCCATGGAACGCGCCACCCAGCTGCTGCTGGACATCGTCGGCGGCGAAGCCGGCCCGATCGTCGAAGCCGTCAGCGAACAGCACCTGCCGCAAGTGGCCCCGGTCACCCTGCGCGCCGAACGCATCACCCAGATGCTCGGCATGGAAATGGACCCAGCCCAGGTCGAGCAGCTGCTCAACGCCCTGGAACTGACCACGGCCAAAGGCGCGGAAGGGGAGTGGACCGTTACCGTTCCAAGCCACCGCTTCGACATCAGCCTGGAAGTGGACCTGATCGAAGAACTGGCCCGCCTGTACGGCTACAACAATCTGCCGGTTCGCTACCCGCAAGCCCGCCTGGCCCCACAGGGCAAGCCGGAAACCCGCGGTGACCTGCCGAACCTGCGCCGCCTGCTGGTTGCCCGCGGCTACCAGGAAGCCATCACCTACAGCTTCATCGACCCGAAACTGTTCGAACTGTTCAGCCCGGGCGTAGAGCCGCTGCTGCTGGCCAACCCCATCTCCAGCGACATGGCCGCCATGCGTGCCTCGCTGTGGCCGGGCCTGGTCAAAGCCCTGCAGCACAATCTGAACCGCCAGCAAGACCGCGTTCGCCTGTTCGAAAGCGGCCTGCGCTTCGTTGGCCAGCTGGGTGACCTGCAGCAGCAGCCAATGATCGCCGGCGTTATCACCGGCAGCCGCCTGCCAGAAGGCTGGGCCAACGGCCGCGACGGCGTCGACTTCTTCGACGTCAAAGCCGATGTGGAAGCCCTGCTGGGCTACTCCGGCGCCCTGAGCGACTTCACCTTCAGCGCCGGCAAACACCCAGCCCTGCACCCAGGCCAGACCGCCGCCATCGAGCGCGACGGCAAACTGGTCGGCTACCTCGGCGCCATCCACCCAGAGCTGGCCAAAGCCCTGGGCCTGGATCGCCCGGTGTTCCTGTTCGAGCTGGTATTGGGCGACGTGGTCGAAGGCCGCCTGCCGAAATTCAGCGAGCTGTCCAAGTTCCCGGAAACCCGTCGCGACCTGGCTTTGATTGCAGGACGTGATGTTGCTTCTAGCGCGGTGCTTGAATTAATTCGTGACAATGCAGGCGAATGGCTCACAGACCTCAGGCTGTTTGATGTCTACCAAGGTAAAGGCATTGATCCTGATAGAAAAAGCCTTGCCGTCGGCTTGACCTGGCAGCATCCATCGCGCACTCTTAACGACGATGAGGTGAACACTACCCTGCAAAACATCCTCACCTCGCTCGAACAAAGGTTGAACACCACGTTAAGGAAATAA
- the ihfA gene encoding integration host factor subunit alpha — protein sequence MGALTKAEMAERLYEELGLNKREAKELVELFFEEIRHALEENEQVKLSGFGNFDLRDKRQRPGRNPKTGEEIPITARRVVTFRPGQKLKARVEAYAGSKP from the coding sequence ATGGGTGCTCTGACGAAAGCTGAGATGGCCGAAAGGCTGTACGAGGAGCTGGGGCTTAACAAGCGTGAGGCCAAGGAGCTGGTCGAGCTGTTTTTCGAAGAAATTCGGCACGCACTTGAAGAGAACGAGCAGGTCAAGCTGTCCGGTTTCGGCAACTTCGACCTTCGCGACAAACGCCAGCGGCCGGGCCGCAACCCCAAAACAGGGGAAGAGATCCCGATCACTGCACGGCGCGTCGTCACCTTTCGTCCAGGGCAGAAGTTGAAGGCCCGGGTTGAGGCCTATGCTGGAAGCAAGCCATAA
- a CDS encoding MerR family transcriptional regulator: protein MLEASHNDELPPIPGKRYFTIGEVSELCAVKPHVLRYWEQEFDQLNPVKRRGNRRYYQRQDVLMIRQIRALLYEQGFTIGGARLRLSSDEAKDESSQYKQLIRQMIVELEDVLVVLKK from the coding sequence ATGCTGGAAGCAAGCCATAACGACGAACTGCCCCCCATACCGGGCAAACGCTACTTCACCATTGGTGAAGTGAGCGAGTTGTGTGCCGTTAAGCCACACGTGCTGCGGTATTGGGAGCAGGAGTTCGACCAGCTTAACCCTGTGAAGCGGCGGGGGAATCGGCGGTATTATCAGCGGCAAGACGTGCTGATGATTCGCCAGATTCGTGCGCTGCTGTATGAGCAGGGGTTCACCATTGGCGGGGCTCGGTTGCGGCTTTCCAGTGATGAGGCTAAGGATGAATCTAGCCAGTACAAGCAGCTGATTCGGCAGATGATTGTTGAGTTGGAGGATGTGCTGGTGGTGTTGAAGAAGTGA
- a CDS encoding DNA cytosine methyltransferase, with translation MSGVNFEPSVVSLFAGCGGLDIGFKELGFDLIYACDNDPAAIATYKANIDERAYVRDVRSAEFHSDMESLGSCDVVLGGFPCQGFSKAGPKRQSDDRNLLYLEMKSAVEKLRPKIFLAENVDGLSQNFKGSFLQTIVNEFKAVGYDVIYKLFDSAAFGVSQHRRRIYFIGVREDLASDSFVWPKPTNDVKSRNGESAISMDADLFSGGQGKLAPVKTISDAMSDLEMLDDSVDGHKIANNWKPDLQLIFSKIGPGQKLCNVRHSDTSVYTWRIPDYFGPVTENEVKVLEAISKNRRHKKYGTIPNGNPLPLDVISHFSGVTEVYSCVRSLLEKNYLKEISGKFDLKGAMFCSGLYKRPLWHAPSPTVLTNFHNPRYFLHPKSDRPFSLRECARLQGFPDDFKFEFSQDTISLVDGYRLVGNAVSPPVGRVFAQSIHSFLLKEANFETASCQSKSRRKSC, from the coding sequence ATGAGTGGCGTAAATTTTGAGCCTTCAGTTGTAAGTCTTTTTGCTGGATGCGGTGGTTTGGACATCGGCTTTAAAGAGCTAGGTTTCGATCTTATCTACGCTTGTGATAATGATCCTGCTGCTATCGCTACATATAAAGCTAATATCGATGAGCGGGCATATGTTAGAGATGTAAGGAGCGCCGAATTTCATAGTGATATGGAGTCATTGGGTTCTTGCGATGTGGTGCTCGGAGGTTTTCCATGTCAAGGCTTTTCTAAAGCTGGGCCTAAGCGCCAGAGTGATGACAGAAATCTTCTTTACTTGGAAATGAAGTCTGCGGTAGAAAAATTGAGGCCTAAGATTTTCCTGGCTGAAAATGTAGATGGGTTGTCTCAAAATTTTAAAGGTTCATTCTTGCAAACAATTGTGAATGAATTTAAAGCCGTTGGTTATGACGTCATCTACAAGTTATTCGATTCAGCAGCGTTTGGGGTGTCGCAGCATAGGCGCAGAATTTATTTTATCGGTGTCAGAGAAGATTTAGCAAGTGATTCATTTGTATGGCCGAAACCTACTAATGACGTAAAAAGCAGAAACGGTGAGTCGGCCATCTCCATGGATGCAGACTTATTTTCAGGAGGGCAGGGTAAGCTAGCTCCCGTCAAAACTATTTCTGATGCTATGTCCGACCTTGAGATGCTAGACGATTCAGTTGATGGACATAAGATAGCCAATAACTGGAAGCCAGATCTCCAGCTTATTTTTTCGAAGATAGGACCGGGCCAGAAGCTTTGCAATGTCAGGCATTCAGATACCTCTGTGTATACTTGGCGCATACCTGATTACTTTGGTCCAGTGACTGAGAACGAAGTTAAGGTTCTTGAGGCCATAAGTAAAAATAGACGGCATAAAAAATATGGCACTATACCAAACGGAAATCCACTGCCGCTAGATGTGATTTCACACTTCTCAGGTGTCACTGAAGTTTATTCATGCGTCCGTAGCTTGCTAGAGAAAAACTACCTGAAAGAGATCTCTGGGAAGTTTGATCTCAAAGGAGCGATGTTCTGCTCAGGACTATACAAGCGACCGCTCTGGCATGCGCCCTCACCTACGGTATTGACTAATTTCCACAATCCGCGATATTTCTTGCATCCAAAATCTGATAGGCCTTTTTCTTTGAGAGAATGCGCTAGATTGCAAGGGTTTCCGGATGATTTCAAATTTGAGTTTTCTCAGGACACAATTAGTCTCGTAGACGGGTATCGTTTGGTAGGGAATGCAGTGTCGCCTCCCGTAGGGCGGGTTTTTGCGCAATCTATACACAGTTTTTTACTCAAGGAAGCGAATTTTGAAACTGCCAGCTGTCAGTCTAAGTCTCGAAGAAAAAGTTGCTGA